A section of the Streptomyces sp. Je 1-369 genome encodes:
- a CDS encoding HEAT repeat domain-containing protein — protein MTTTPQPPDPARAPHTQQTPQTPLTQQTLQALQDNNSSVRLRAALATGTTPNPRYVGQLIQRSATEPEFFVRDMLTWALTRHPVALTLPELLREVRSERAQARSQALHTLSKIADPRSWPAITPDLLTDTDDDVARSAWRAAVVLVPEGDEAALAATLATQLGRGERETQLSLSQALVALGTVIEPALHEAATAQDPDIRAHALATRRLLRDPDAGFTLAIEEAKRTMALTGAPQNGRDDPRDGQGAPHRTDNRPRADR, from the coding sequence ATGACCACGACACCCCAGCCCCCAGACCCGGCACGAGCCCCCCACACCCAGCAGACCCCTCAGACCCCCCTGACCCAGCAGACACTCCAGGCACTGCAGGACAACAACTCCTCCGTACGCCTACGAGCCGCCCTGGCAACCGGTACCACCCCCAACCCGCGCTACGTCGGCCAACTCATCCAACGAAGCGCAACCGAGCCCGAGTTCTTCGTCCGCGACATGCTGACCTGGGCACTCACCCGCCACCCCGTGGCCCTGACACTGCCCGAACTGCTCCGGGAAGTCCGCTCGGAGCGCGCCCAGGCACGCAGCCAGGCCCTGCACACCCTGTCCAAGATCGCAGACCCGCGGTCCTGGCCGGCCATCACACCGGACCTGCTGACCGACACCGACGACGACGTCGCGCGCAGCGCCTGGCGCGCCGCGGTCGTCCTCGTACCGGAAGGCGACGAAGCCGCCCTGGCCGCGACTCTGGCGACCCAGCTCGGACGCGGTGAGCGGGAGACGCAGCTGAGCCTCAGCCAGGCACTGGTCGCGCTCGGCACAGTCATCGAACCGGCCCTCCACGAGGCGGCCACAGCCCAGGATCCCGACATACGAGCCCACGCCCTCGCCACCCGGCGACTGCTGCGCGACCCGGACGCCGGATTCACCCTGGCGATCGAGGAAGCCAAACGCACCATGGCCCTCACCGGCGCCCCACAGAACGGACGGGACGACCCACGGGACGGCCAGGGCGCGCCCCACAGGACGGACAATAGGCCCCGTGCTGATCGGTGA
- a CDS encoding RidA family protein, which translates to MTTPSTFHLDVPAEDDFGYVQAIKSGDLVHVSGQLAFGEAGELLHAGDFTAQLKQTHANMDKVLAHYGATRNQVIAQTLYLVNLHRHSAATMKGNLAYFGDHRPAATALGVTELTFPGQLIEISFVIDTKLPA; encoded by the coding sequence ATGACCACCCCCAGCACCTTCCACCTCGACGTGCCCGCCGAGGACGACTTCGGCTACGTGCAGGCGATCAAGTCCGGCGATCTCGTCCACGTCTCCGGACAGCTCGCGTTCGGTGAGGCGGGCGAGCTCCTCCACGCCGGCGACTTCACCGCCCAGCTGAAGCAGACCCACGCCAACATGGACAAGGTCCTGGCCCACTACGGCGCCACCCGCAACCAGGTCATCGCGCAGACCCTGTACCTGGTGAACCTGCACCGGCACAGCGCGGCGACGATGAAGGGCAACCTGGCGTACTTCGGCGACCACCGCCCGGCCGCCACGGCCCTGGGCGTCACCGAGCTGACCTTCCCCGGCCAGCTCATCGAGATCAGCTTCGTCATCGACACGAAACTGCCCGCCTGA
- a CDS encoding lyase family protein yields the protein MRRGAVVKTTPRGDSAAEDACPVQPDAGLLSPVRVGTAVEAAVGDGAWLQAMLDAEAALARAQARMGTVPAAAAEAITAAARAEYFDVREVALAARATANPVVGLVAALTGVVARRAPEAAEYVHRGSTSQDVFDTGAMLVAARALRVIVADLRETAASLAALAGAHRDTVMAGRTLALHAVPTTFGLKAAGWRQLVLEAITRLERVAGQSLVISLGGAAGTLAGYLQYAEQAPAGSFAGRSAAQVVEELAEAFAAETGLARPVLPWHALRTPVTDLGAALAHTAGALGKMAADVQVLARTEIGEVAEPAAEGRGASSAMPHKQNPVLATLIRSAAVQVPALGAVLAQCLPAEDERSAGLWHAEWQPLRECLRLTGGAAHAAAELAAGLVVHPERMRANLDLTGGQVVSERLAAYLAPRLGRSAARELLAGASRQARDTGRPLGQVLAELPALAGVVSGQELARLLDPRHYTGAAGPLVDRALRG from the coding sequence ATGCGAAGGGGTGCAGTCGTGAAGACGACGCCACGCGGCGACTCAGCGGCAGAGGATGCTTGCCCGGTGCAGCCGGATGCGGGGCTGCTCTCCCCGGTGCGGGTGGGTACGGCCGTGGAGGCCGCGGTCGGTGACGGGGCCTGGCTGCAGGCCATGCTGGACGCGGAGGCGGCCCTTGCCCGGGCGCAGGCGCGCATGGGCACGGTGCCCGCCGCGGCCGCGGAGGCGATCACCGCGGCCGCCCGGGCCGAGTACTTCGATGTGCGCGAGGTGGCGCTGGCCGCCCGGGCGACGGCCAACCCGGTGGTCGGCCTGGTGGCCGCGCTGACCGGGGTGGTCGCCCGCCGGGCGCCGGAGGCGGCCGAGTACGTGCACCGCGGCTCCACCAGCCAGGACGTCTTCGACACCGGCGCGATGCTGGTGGCCGCACGCGCCCTGCGTGTGATCGTCGCGGACCTGCGGGAGACGGCCGCGTCCCTGGCCGCGCTGGCCGGCGCCCACCGTGACACGGTGATGGCCGGGCGGACCCTGGCCCTGCACGCCGTGCCCACCACCTTCGGGCTGAAGGCGGCCGGCTGGCGCCAGCTGGTGCTGGAGGCCATCACGCGTCTGGAGCGGGTCGCCGGACAGTCGCTGGTCATCTCGCTGGGCGGGGCGGCCGGCACGCTGGCGGGCTACCTGCAGTACGCCGAGCAGGCCCCGGCAGGCTCCTTCGCGGGCCGCAGCGCCGCGCAGGTGGTGGAAGAGCTGGCCGAGGCGTTCGCCGCCGAGACCGGCCTGGCCCGGCCGGTGCTGCCCTGGCACGCCCTGCGCACGCCCGTCACCGACCTGGGGGCCGCGCTGGCGCACACCGCGGGCGCCCTGGGCAAGATGGCGGCGGACGTGCAGGTCCTGGCCCGTACCGAGATCGGCGAGGTCGCCGAGCCCGCCGCCGAGGGGCGCGGCGCGTCCTCGGCGATGCCCCACAAGCAGAACCCCGTCCTGGCCACCCTGATCCGCTCGGCCGCCGTCCAGGTGCCCGCGCTCGGCGCGGTCCTGGCGCAGTGCCTGCCCGCCGAGGACGAGCGCTCGGCGGGGCTGTGGCATGCCGAGTGGCAGCCGCTGCGCGAGTGCCTGCGCCTGACCGGGGGCGCCGCCCACGCGGCCGCCGAACTGGCCGCCGGGCTGGTGGTGCATCCCGAACGGATGCGCGCCAACCTTGATCTGACGGGCGGCCAGGTCGTCTCGGAGCGGCTGGCCGCGTATCTGGCGCCCCGGCTCGGCAGGAGCGCGGCCAGGGAGCTCCTGGCCGGCGCCTCGCGGCAGGCGCGGGACACCGGGCGGCCGCTGGGGCAGGTCCTGGCCGAACTGCCCGCCCTGGCGGGGGTGGTGAGCGGGCAGGAGCTGGCGCGGCTGCTCGATCCGCGGCACTACACGGGTGCGGCGGGGCCGCTGGTGGACCGCGCACTGCGGGGGTGA
- a CDS encoding winged helix-turn-helix domain-containing protein gives MPLRIHFTAADLARTRLAEAPRPMLELDIAVRLLQDGAHAARFGAWRRQSLRRLAPGVRRLFDLIPPTGWSVDFLDHAGAGSIEEAVERVRATPAARVRSDMETWAGRRPGQGLPGWTRALGGDGRLLGELADAVAHAHREVVAPYQEHMDALCRADRVLRARQVAHGGWDMLLSGLNPRCIRWDSPVLELTTASGFTGDIHLAGRGLLLIPSVFGAVFPAFDETAEAQPWLTYPVGVRDTDLFLAPVETARVLSTVPDSLTALLGHTRAVVLWTIAEHPGCTTGELARRAGISPASASQHATVLRTAGLSCTVRHRNTALHTATYAGTHLLSTAG, from the coding sequence ATGCCGCTGCGTATCCACTTCACCGCCGCCGACCTGGCCCGTACCCGGCTGGCCGAGGCGCCCCGTCCGATGCTGGAGCTGGACATCGCGGTGCGGCTGCTGCAGGACGGCGCGCATGCGGCGCGGTTCGGGGCGTGGCGGCGGCAGTCGTTGCGGCGGCTGGCGCCCGGGGTGCGGCGGCTGTTCGATCTGATTCCGCCGACCGGCTGGAGCGTCGACTTCCTGGACCATGCGGGGGCCGGCAGCATCGAGGAGGCGGTGGAGCGGGTGCGGGCCACGCCGGCCGCCCGGGTCCGCTCGGACATGGAGACCTGGGCGGGGCGCAGGCCCGGGCAGGGCCTGCCGGGGTGGACGCGGGCGCTGGGGGGTGACGGGCGGCTGCTCGGGGAGCTCGCCGATGCCGTGGCGCATGCGCACCGGGAGGTCGTCGCGCCGTATCAGGAGCACATGGACGCGCTCTGCCGTGCCGATCGGGTGCTGCGTGCCCGTCAGGTGGCCCACGGCGGGTGGGACATGCTGCTGTCGGGGCTCAACCCGCGCTGTATCCGGTGGGATTCGCCGGTGCTGGAGCTGACGACGGCTTCCGGGTTCACCGGGGACATTCATCTCGCGGGCCGCGGGCTGCTGTTGATTCCGTCGGTGTTCGGTGCGGTGTTTCCGGCCTTCGATGAAACGGCTGAGGCTCAGCCGTGGCTGACCTATCCCGTCGGTGTACGTGACACGGATCTATTTCTGGCGCCCGTGGAGACCGCCCGGGTACTCAGTACGGTCCCTGATTCCCTGACGGCACTGCTGGGGCATACGCGTGCCGTGGTGCTGTGGACCATTGCCGAGCATCCGGGCTGTACGACCGGTGAGCTCGCCCGTCGTGCGGGGATCTCCCCGGCGAGCGCGAGTCAGCATGCGACGGTGCTTCGTACCGCAGGCCTCTCGTGCACCGTGCGGCACCGCAATACCGCTTTGCACACCGCTACTTACGCAGGGACCCATTTGCTCAGTACCGCGGGGTGA
- a CDS encoding winged helix-turn-helix transcriptional regulator: MVTKQLLKGLPEDADLRRADSLAREIFSDVANKWALLIIEALGERTLRFGELRDEVEGVSHKMLTQNLRMLERNGLVERKVHPTVPPRVEYTLTGPGRGLLAAVDAICGWTHRHLAHIEGARGRFDA; the protein is encoded by the coding sequence ATGGTGACCAAGCAGCTCCTCAAGGGCCTGCCCGAGGACGCCGACCTGCGGCGCGCGGACTCCCTGGCGCGGGAGATCTTCTCCGACGTCGCCAACAAGTGGGCGCTCCTGATCATCGAGGCGCTCGGCGAACGCACCCTGCGCTTCGGTGAGTTGCGCGACGAGGTCGAGGGCGTCAGCCACAAGATGCTCACCCAGAACCTGCGCATGCTGGAGCGCAACGGCCTGGTCGAGCGGAAGGTGCATCCCACCGTGCCGCCGCGGGTCGAGTACACCCTCACCGGGCCGGGCCGGGGACTGCTCGCCGCGGTCGACGCCATCTGTGGCTGGACCCACCGGCACCTTGCCCATATCGAGGGTGCGCGCGGCCGGTTCGACGCCTGA
- a CDS encoding FAD/NAD(P)-binding protein produces the protein MPTGPLAQHTAVCLVGAGPRGFSVLERICAQERKSPLWERVSVHVVDPAPPGAGRVWRPAQSPHLLMNTVASQVTVYTDDSVSIRGPLEEGPSLYEWARALGRGALAPGPATPCDADVLGEARALGPDSYPTRALYGRYLGWAFAQVVADAPAHVVIRVHRVRAVALTDEAEGGVEGAGEGAGAVRGAGAQTVVLEDGTRLAGLSAVVLAQGHLPVRPGEQEGRLARFAARHGLLYVAPANPADVDLSPIAPGQDVLLRGLGLNFFDYMSLLTQGRGGRFERAGRRLVYRASGREPRLHAGSRRGIPYHSRGDNEKGAYGRYRPRLLTAGHVAALRAPGRGPLGFRSDLWPLISKEVRCVYYEALLAGRGVAPGVVARFGADFLAAAPGRAEEGVLAAAGIGAQARFDWEVLARPYGSQVFADAAQFRSWLRGHLEEDVAQARRGNVRGPLKAALDVLRDLRNEIRLAVDHGGLTGASHRSELEGWYTPLNAYLSIGPPAGRVEEMLALMEAGVLDVALPGIRVTVAEGSTGGEGAGFVGSSALVPGIRVRASALIEARLPEMDLRRTDDPLLRRLLASGQCRPYRVQGHETGGLAVTRSFHLLDAGGVAHRRRLAYGVPTESVHWVTAAGIRPGVGSVTLEDSDAIAGAVLALPAPPRTVPRPGCEGVQS, from the coding sequence ATGCCCACAGGACCCCTGGCTCAGCACACCGCGGTGTGCCTGGTCGGCGCCGGCCCGCGCGGGTTCTCCGTGCTCGAGCGGATCTGCGCGCAGGAACGCAAGTCCCCGCTGTGGGAGCGGGTGAGCGTGCACGTCGTGGATCCCGCACCGCCCGGCGCGGGCCGGGTGTGGCGGCCCGCGCAGTCGCCGCACCTGCTGATGAACACCGTCGCCTCGCAGGTCACCGTCTACACCGACGACAGCGTCAGCATCCGCGGCCCGCTGGAGGAGGGGCCCAGCCTCTACGAGTGGGCCCGGGCGCTGGGCCGGGGCGCGCTGGCGCCCGGCCCCGCCACCCCGTGCGACGCCGATGTGCTGGGCGAGGCGCGGGCGCTGGGACCGGACAGCTATCCCACGCGCGCCCTGTACGGGCGGTATCTGGGCTGGGCGTTCGCGCAGGTCGTGGCGGACGCGCCGGCGCATGTGGTGATCCGTGTGCACCGGGTGCGGGCGGTGGCCCTCACGGACGAGGCCGAGGGCGGCGTCGAGGGCGCGGGCGAGGGGGCGGGGGCGGTGCGCGGGGCGGGTGCGCAGACGGTGGTGCTGGAGGACGGCACGCGGCTTGCGGGGCTGTCCGCGGTGGTGCTCGCGCAGGGGCACCTGCCCGTGCGGCCTGGTGAGCAGGAGGGGCGGCTGGCCCGGTTCGCCGCCCGGCACGGGCTGCTCTACGTCGCGCCGGCCAACCCCGCCGACGTGGACCTCTCCCCCATCGCGCCGGGCCAGGACGTGCTGCTGCGCGGTCTCGGCCTGAACTTCTTCGACTACATGTCGCTGCTCACCCAGGGCAGGGGCGGCCGCTTCGAGCGGGCCGGCAGGCGCCTGGTCTACCGGGCCTCGGGGCGCGAGCCGCGGCTGCACGCCGGGTCGCGGCGCGGTATCCCGTACCACTCCCGCGGTGACAACGAGAAAGGCGCGTACGGCCGTTACCGGCCGCGGCTGCTGACCGCCGGGCACGTCGCGGCGCTGCGCGCGCCGGGCCGGGGCCCGCTGGGCTTTCGCAGCGACCTGTGGCCGCTGATCTCCAAAGAGGTGCGGTGCGTGTACTACGAGGCGCTGCTGGCCGGGCGGGGCGTGGCGCCCGGGGTGGTGGCCCGGTTCGGGGCGGACTTTCTGGCCGCGGCGCCGGGGCGGGCCGAGGAGGGGGTGCTCGCGGCGGCCGGGATCGGTGCGCAGGCGCGCTTCGACTGGGAGGTGCTGGCCCGCCCGTACGGCTCGCAGGTCTTCGCCGATGCGGCGCAGTTCCGGTCCTGGCTGCGCGGCCACCTCGAGGAGGATGTGGCGCAGGCGCGGCGGGGCAATGTGCGCGGGCCGCTGAAGGCCGCTCTGGACGTGCTGCGCGACCTGCGCAACGAGATCCGGCTTGCCGTGGACCACGGCGGGCTGACGGGCGCCTCGCACCGCAGCGAGCTGGAGGGCTGGTACACGCCGCTCAACGCCTACCTGTCCATCGGGCCGCCCGCCGGGCGGGTGGAGGAGATGCTCGCGCTGATGGAGGCCGGGGTGCTCGATGTGGCTCTGCCCGGTATCCGCGTCACCGTCGCGGAGGGTTCAACCGGCGGGGAGGGGGCGGGGTTTGTGGGGTCCTCGGCGCTGGTGCCCGGCATCCGGGTGCGGGCGTCGGCGCTGATCGAGGCCCGGCTGCCCGAGATGGACCTGCGCCGTACGGACGATCCGCTGCTGCGCCGTCTCCTCGCCTCGGGGCAGTGCCGTCCCTATCGCGTCCAGGGGCACGAGACGGGCGGTCTTGCCGTGACGCGGTCCTTCCATCTGCTGGATGCCGGCGGGGTGGCCCACCGGCGGCGCTTGGCCTATGGGGTGCCCACGGAGTCGGTGCACTGGGTGACGGCCGCCGGTATCAGGCCCGGGGTCGGGTCGGTGACGCTGGAGGACTCCGATGCCATCGCGGGGGCGGTGCTGGCGCTGCCCGCCCCGCCGCGGACGGTGCCGCGGCCCGGATGCGAAGGGGTGCAGTCGTGA
- a CDS encoding HEAT repeat domain-containing protein, with the protein MLIGEVAKQSGVSARMLRHYESLGLVQPAQRTDSGYREYSAKDIQRIFHIESLRSLGLSLRDIGRALGDPDFTPAALVGDLIRQTHDRIATETELLTRLRRIDAAGPTDWQDVLKVVALLQALGSHHPGTRQRAALSTAHGTPVPVEALVEAALSETQPNVAGALRWALAQAPADAPALLAKGLDSPLPAVRKRAVQALAEMPGDETTTHLRDAVTDPDPQVRAQAALALGTRGESTVIATLIDMIVAGRNDTDAADALSRLASSDDTTADRITTRLVDHLAHPATEPPARGRLTQALADIPGTTAAQALLQLSHDEDQAVSLTATYLLQARRARR; encoded by the coding sequence GTGCTGATCGGTGAGGTGGCAAAACAGTCCGGAGTAAGCGCCCGCATGCTCAGGCACTACGAATCCCTCGGCCTGGTCCAACCAGCACAGCGAACCGACTCCGGCTACCGCGAGTACTCCGCGAAAGACATCCAGCGGATCTTCCACATCGAAAGCCTGCGCTCCCTGGGCCTGTCCCTGCGCGACATCGGGCGCGCCCTCGGCGACCCGGACTTCACCCCCGCGGCACTCGTCGGCGACCTCATCCGTCAGACACACGACCGCATCGCCACCGAGACCGAACTGCTCACCCGCCTGCGCCGCATCGACGCCGCGGGCCCCACCGACTGGCAGGACGTCCTGAAGGTCGTCGCGCTCCTCCAGGCGCTGGGATCGCACCACCCCGGAACCCGCCAGCGCGCCGCCCTCTCCACCGCCCACGGAACTCCCGTGCCGGTGGAGGCCCTGGTCGAAGCGGCACTGAGCGAAACGCAGCCGAACGTCGCAGGCGCCCTGCGATGGGCACTGGCGCAAGCACCCGCCGACGCCCCGGCACTCCTGGCCAAAGGCCTTGACTCGCCCCTGCCCGCGGTACGCAAGCGTGCCGTCCAGGCCCTCGCCGAAATGCCCGGGGACGAGACCACCACACACCTGCGCGACGCCGTCACCGACCCGGACCCGCAGGTCCGCGCGCAAGCGGCCCTGGCGCTCGGAACACGCGGGGAGAGCACAGTGATCGCGACGCTCATCGACATGATCGTCGCGGGAAGAAACGACACCGACGCGGCCGACGCACTGAGCCGACTGGCGAGCAGCGACGACACCACAGCCGACCGGATCACCACCCGCCTCGTCGACCACCTCGCCCACCCCGCCACCGAACCACCCGCACGCGGCCGCCTGACCCAGGCACTCGCCGACATCCCGGGAACGACAGCCGCACAAGCCCTCCTACAGCTGTCGCACGACGAGGACCAGGCAGTCTCACTGACCGCCACGTACCTCCTCCAAGCCCGCCGGGCCCGCCGCTGA
- a CDS encoding ParB/RepB/Spo0J family partition protein: MPGEAAPGGELPKDQFCRPVGPDHSTEVSASIIRIPITLLRDADSPRLAGVDQDHVRTLAACTDKLPPIIVHRSTMKVIDGMHRLHVARLNGEETIEVRYFEGSNREAFLLAVELNLKHGLALALSDRKKSAMKILESFPEWSDRAVAMKTGLSGKTVGVLRRKFAGQIAQAPLRVGRDGRVRPLNSHKDRRQTAHILPAEPDTVPRESAGSGGVPGPAAQEAQKRLRSAAEGPTAGAEARSRAPHGPEAAPPLVDPLAQLESLRRDPALKYSNDGREMIRWLEARIIRKSDPGLVLQAPAHQARKIAALARACAAQWNWIAMRMELQCDECSKASN; the protein is encoded by the coding sequence ATGCCAGGGGAGGCCGCCCCTGGGGGGGAACTTCCTAAAGATCAGTTCTGTCGGCCCGTCGGGCCCGACCACTCGACCGAAGTTTCTGCTTCAATCATCAGGATTCCCATCACCTTGCTCCGTGATGCGGATTCTCCTCGTCTGGCCGGTGTCGACCAGGATCATGTACGTACTCTGGCGGCCTGCACCGATAAACTTCCGCCGATCATCGTGCACCGCTCGACGATGAAGGTCATCGACGGAATGCACCGGCTGCACGTGGCGCGGCTGAACGGCGAGGAAACCATTGAGGTCCGCTACTTCGAGGGATCGAACAGGGAAGCGTTCCTCTTAGCCGTCGAGCTGAACCTGAAGCACGGCCTGGCGCTGGCTCTCTCCGACCGCAAGAAGTCGGCGATGAAGATCCTGGAGAGTTTCCCCGAGTGGTCCGACCGGGCGGTGGCCATGAAGACCGGCCTTTCCGGCAAGACCGTCGGGGTACTGCGCCGTAAATTCGCGGGACAGATCGCCCAGGCCCCGCTGAGAGTCGGACGCGACGGCCGCGTACGGCCGCTGAATTCCCACAAGGACCGCCGCCAGACCGCCCACATTCTGCCCGCGGAGCCGGACACCGTCCCGCGCGAGAGCGCCGGGAGCGGCGGGGTGCCCGGGCCGGCGGCCCAGGAGGCGCAGAAACGGTTGCGCAGCGCCGCGGAGGGGCCCACCGCCGGCGCGGAGGCCAGGAGCCGGGCGCCGCACGGCCCCGAGGCGGCCCCGCCCCTCGTGGACCCCCTGGCCCAGCTCGAGTCGCTGAGGCGGGACCCCGCCCTGAAGTACAGCAACGACGGCCGGGAGATGATCCGCTGGCTCGAGGCCCGCATCATCCGCAAGAGCGACCCCGGTCTGGTGCTGCAGGCCCCCGCCCACCAGGCGAGGAAGATCGCCGCCCTGGCCCGGGCGTGCGCGGCGCAGTGGAACTGGATCGCCATGCGCATGGAGCTCCAGTGCGACGAATGCTCCAAGGCCTCCAACTGA
- a CDS encoding AfsR/SARP family transcriptional regulator, with translation MRVKVLGPLGADVNGVNVVPTASKPRQILALLALYPRRVVPISTLMEEIWGVDLPASAMTTLQTYILQLRRRLGTAMGPDAAGSAKDVLVTRYGGYLLQIPPEQVDVHEYERLVAGGQRAFDSGDDRAAATLFGRALDLWDGAALVDVRMGCVLEIEATRLEESRLVTLERRIDAELRLGRHCEFIAELSDLTARHPRHEGLHSQAMVALYRSGRQASALDVYQRLRARLIEDLGVEPSPQLQRLHQAILAVDPRLDVIAGPRPSSTFDRYAS, from the coding sequence GTGAGGGTAAAGGTCCTCGGCCCGCTTGGTGCCGATGTTAACGGTGTGAATGTTGTGCCAACAGCAAGCAAGCCACGGCAGATCCTGGCGCTTTTGGCTCTCTACCCCAGAAGGGTCGTGCCGATCTCGACGCTCATGGAGGAGATCTGGGGAGTCGACCTGCCCGCCAGCGCCATGACGACCCTGCAGACCTACATCCTCCAGCTGCGCCGGCGCCTGGGCACGGCCATGGGGCCGGACGCCGCGGGCAGCGCCAAGGACGTCCTGGTGACCCGCTACGGAGGCTATCTCCTGCAGATCCCGCCCGAACAGGTCGACGTCCACGAGTACGAACGCCTGGTGGCCGGCGGCCAGCGCGCCTTCGACAGCGGCGACGACCGGGCGGCGGCCACCCTCTTCGGGCGGGCCCTGGACCTGTGGGACGGGGCCGCACTGGTCGACGTGCGGATGGGCTGCGTGCTGGAGATCGAGGCCACCCGCCTGGAGGAGAGCCGCCTGGTCACCCTGGAGCGGCGCATCGACGCCGAGCTGCGCCTGGGCCGGCACTGCGAGTTCATCGCCGAGCTGAGCGACCTGACCGCCCGGCACCCGCGGCACGAGGGCCTGCACTCGCAGGCGATGGTGGCGCTGTACCGCTCGGGCCGTCAGGCCTCGGCCCTGGACGTCTACCAGCGGCTGCGGGCCCGGCTGATCGAGGACCTGGGGGTGGAGCCGTCGCCGCAGTTGCAGCGGCTTCATCAGGCGATCCTCGCGGTCGACCCGCGCCTGGACGTGATCGCAGGCCCCCGGCCCTCCTCCACGTTCGACCGCTACGCGAGCTGA
- a CDS encoding methyltransferase, whose amino-acid sequence MPPLPPARVVRAVESVRAALQSLTRRLAPPPFALLELVQGAMVSQAIYVAAELRVAETLQDGPLTPQQIAERAGADADALHRLLRLLATYGIFTEHKDGRFALTPMARALLKDAPMSMYGIARLMGHPIHWEDWGHLLDAVRTGEPSLPKLRGMGAFEYLEANAEYGAVFTDGMGAMSGTETEPLLAAYDFARYATVVDFCGGRGDLLAGVLKKTPAARGILSDPRVGTNGAAGFLAEQGVSERCTIADGGLFDAVPAGGDAYILKHILHDWPEPQALEILRNVRKAMNPGGRLLVMEMVVPDKANGPHSGKLVDLWLMLLVGGKERTRAQYAELLGRAGFQLERVVQTPAAISIVEASAH is encoded by the coding sequence ATGCCGCCACTGCCGCCCGCCCGTGTCGTCCGTGCCGTCGAAAGCGTGCGCGCCGCGCTGCAGAGCCTGACGCGCAGGCTCGCGCCCCCGCCGTTCGCGCTGCTCGAACTCGTCCAGGGCGCCATGGTCAGCCAGGCGATCTACGTGGCCGCCGAACTGCGCGTCGCCGAGACCCTCCAGGACGGGCCGCTCACCCCGCAGCAGATCGCCGAGCGGGCCGGGGCGGATGCCGACGCGCTGCACCGTCTGCTGCGTCTCCTTGCGACCTACGGCATCTTCACCGAGCACAAGGACGGGCGGTTCGCGCTGACCCCGATGGCGCGGGCGCTGCTCAAGGACGCCCCGATGTCGATGTACGGGATAGCCCGGCTGATGGGCCACCCCATCCACTGGGAGGACTGGGGGCATCTCCTGGACGCGGTGCGCACCGGTGAGCCGAGCCTGCCCAAGCTGCGCGGGATGGGGGCCTTTGAGTACCTGGAGGCCAACGCCGAGTACGGGGCGGTCTTCACCGACGGGATGGGGGCGATGTCGGGCACGGAGACCGAACCGCTGCTGGCCGCCTACGACTTCGCGCGCTACGCCACGGTGGTCGACTTCTGCGGCGGCCGCGGCGATCTGCTGGCCGGGGTGCTGAAGAAGACGCCCGCCGCGCGCGGGATCCTCTCCGATCCCCGGGTGGGCACCAACGGCGCCGCGGGGTTCCTGGCCGAGCAGGGGGTGTCCGAGCGGTGCACGATCGCCGACGGCGGCCTGTTCGACGCGGTGCCGGCGGGCGGGGACGCGTACATCCTCAAGCACATCCTCCACGACTGGCCCGAGCCGCAGGCGCTGGAGATCCTGCGCAACGTCCGCAAGGCGATGAACCCCGGCGGGCGGCTCCTGGTGATGGAGATGGTCGTGCCCGACAAGGCCAACGGCCCGCACTCGGGCAAGCTGGTCGACCTGTGGCTGATGCTGCTGGTCGGCGGCAAGGAACGGACCCGCGCCCAGTACGCCGAACTCCTTGGCAGGGCCGGTTTCCAGCTGGAGCGGGTGGTGCAGACACCGGCGGCGATCTCGATCGTCGAGGCGAGCGCACACTGA